In the genome of Solibacillus silvestris, one region contains:
- a CDS encoding branched-chain amino acid ABC transporter permease, with protein MSNRVVNLLVPLISVVLGLLVGGIIMVVSGYDAIDGYTALWNGIFGDSYSIGNTIRQITPYILAGLAVAFAFRTGLFNIGVEGQLLMGWLAAAYVGYAIEGLPRIIHLPLALLAAAAAGAFWAFIVGFLKAKLQVHEVIASIMLNYTALYLTNAAIKSLSDGGFKTPTVLESATLRNQWLRDITDNSSLHLGIIVALIMVVVMWFILEKTTRGYELKAVGFNKNAAEYAGMNVNRNIILAMTISGVFAGLGGAMEALGTYQNASIKAAASGIGFDGIAVALLGANNPIGVFFGASLFGSLKYGSLNMPNEAGIPEEIVSIIIAVIILFVASGYILRVGLQKFGKKKEGK; from the coding sequence ATGTCAAATCGAGTTGTGAATCTGCTCGTTCCACTCATCTCGGTAGTTTTAGGATTACTCGTTGGCGGAATCATCATGGTTGTCAGCGGCTATGATGCAATCGATGGGTATACTGCCCTATGGAATGGTATTTTCGGAGATTCTTATTCTATCGGTAATACAATTCGCCAAATTACACCGTATATTTTAGCAGGTCTTGCGGTAGCATTCGCCTTCCGTACTGGATTATTCAACATCGGTGTTGAAGGTCAGCTATTAATGGGCTGGCTTGCAGCGGCATATGTCGGATATGCAATTGAAGGATTACCACGTATTATCCACTTGCCATTAGCATTACTAGCGGCTGCAGCAGCTGGTGCATTCTGGGCATTTATCGTCGGTTTCCTGAAAGCAAAACTTCAAGTACACGAAGTAATTGCGTCGATCATGTTAAACTACACAGCATTATATTTAACAAATGCTGCAATTAAATCATTATCAGACGGCGGTTTCAAAACGCCGACAGTATTAGAGTCCGCAACATTACGTAATCAGTGGTTACGTGACATTACAGATAATTCAAGTCTTCACTTAGGGATTATCGTTGCGCTGATCATGGTTGTTGTTATGTGGTTCATTTTAGAAAAAACAACGCGCGGTTATGAGTTGAAAGCAGTAGGGTTCAATAAAAACGCTGCTGAATATGCTGGTATGAACGTAAACCGCAATATCATTTTAGCGATGACAATTTCCGGTGTATTCGCCGGTCTTGGCGGTGCGATGGAAGCATTGGGGACATACCAGAACGCATCGATTAAAGCAGCTGCTTCAGGTATCGGATTCGACGGGATTGCCGTAGCATTACTTGGTGCAAACAATCCAATCGGTGTATTCTTCGGAGCTTCATTATTCGGTTCCCTGAAATACGGTTCTTTAAACATGCCGAACGAAGCTGGAATTCCGGAAGAAATCGTATCGATCATTATCGCAGTAATTATTTTATTCGTAGCATCAGGCTATATTTTACGTGTTGGTTTACAGAAATTCGGAAAGAAAAAGGAGGGCAAGTAA
- a CDS encoding sugar ABC transporter permease gives MSFLEVLYFIVPSALLYATPLILTGIGALFSERAGVIGLGVEGLMIVGAFTGIYINLEYYADFGKNVIWLALLAALLAGAIFSLIIAVAAVTFRADQTVTGVALNMLAAAITVFLVKLIYGKGQTDMVSAPLQRFEIPYLSDIPFLGPLLFQNVYSTTIIALVVAVGAWFVLYKMPFGLRIRSVGEHPMAADTMGINVAKMRYIGVMISGALAGVGGASLAMTSSGDFSGSTVAGQGFIAIAAMIFGKWHPLGTLGAALFFGLAQTLSIGGGNIPYIQDIPPVILQVLPYVLTILALAGFVGKAVAPKASGVPYIKGKR, from the coding sequence ATGAGCTTTTTAGAAGTGTTATACTTTATCGTCCCTTCTGCCCTTTTATACGCAACACCGCTTATTTTAACAGGTATCGGGGCTCTATTCTCGGAGCGTGCAGGGGTAATCGGTCTTGGTGTTGAAGGGTTAATGATTGTCGGTGCATTTACAGGTATTTATATAAACCTTGAATACTATGCTGATTTTGGGAAAAACGTCATTTGGCTGGCTTTATTGGCAGCGTTGTTGGCAGGGGCAATTTTCTCGTTGATTATTGCAGTTGCAGCCGTAACATTCCGTGCAGACCAAACTGTTACAGGTGTTGCCCTGAACATGCTTGCTGCAGCGATTACAGTATTCTTAGTAAAATTAATTTACGGTAAAGGTCAAACAGACATGGTTTCAGCGCCATTACAACGTTTTGAAATACCGTATTTATCCGATATACCGTTTTTAGGACCGCTTTTGTTCCAAAATGTATACTCTACAACAATTATCGCATTGGTTGTTGCGGTAGGAGCATGGTTTGTTCTTTACAAAATGCCATTCGGTTTACGTATTCGATCAGTAGGAGAGCATCCAATGGCAGCGGATACGATGGGGATTAACGTAGCAAAAATGCGTTATATCGGCGTTATGATTTCCGGTGCATTAGCAGGTGTTGGTGGTGCTTCATTGGCTATGACATCATCTGGTGATTTCTCTGGCTCTACAGTAGCAGGACAAGGTTTCATCGCCATTGCCGCAATGATCTTCGGTAAATGGCATCCACTTGGTACATTAGGTGCTGCACTTTTCTTCGGATTAGCACAAACATTAAGTATCGGTGGCGGGAACATCCCATACATTCAGGATATCCCACCAGTAATCCTGCAAGTCCTGCCGTACGTCCTGACAATCCTGGCATTAGCAGGCTTCGTAGGAAAAGCAGTAGCACCAAAAGCATCAGGCGTTCCATACATCAAAGGAAAACGCTAA
- a CDS encoding peptidase M16 yields the protein MFLTTEIAKGVSLHIRQTAQFKTVNFSIKWRAPLNEETAAQRTVLSNVLQHSNEKFPTSASYRSYLDDLFGTVLYFDTAKRGQEHTVLLNVETVNDQYLSHGNVLNEVIDLIHEAIFKPNFENGVFKESIVNREKEMVIQRIQSIFDDKSRYAQKRLTEIIRPNSAASFSANGNIEAVKAITPQSLTKTYEDMLANDVIDIYVVGDINIEEMTHQLKAAFPFADRDAHQTTKEDTTPVNIEPYTKETQEMKQGKLHIGYSTPVRFGDKDFPIMQIFNGIFGGYAHSKLFMNVREKESLAYYASSSYASQYGLLFVVSGIEPANEEKARQLIAEQLKVMQNGEITDLELAQTKAMLINQLKEALDSPRGQIEIFDQYKALDEPFNLDTWTARWQSVSKEDVQKVAQDIKLEATYFLCGKGE from the coding sequence TTGTTTTTAACAACCGAAATTGCGAAAGGTGTTTCGCTTCATATACGACAAACCGCCCAATTCAAAACGGTGAACTTTTCGATCAAATGGAGAGCACCATTAAATGAAGAAACAGCGGCACAACGTACAGTATTATCGAATGTCCTGCAGCACAGCAACGAAAAATTTCCAACATCGGCAAGTTACCGCAGCTATTTAGATGACCTTTTTGGCACAGTATTGTATTTTGACACAGCAAAGCGCGGTCAGGAGCATACTGTACTATTAAATGTCGAAACAGTAAACGACCAGTATTTATCGCATGGCAATGTATTAAATGAAGTAATCGATCTGATCCATGAAGCGATCTTCAAACCGAACTTCGAAAACGGTGTATTTAAAGAATCAATTGTCAACCGCGAAAAAGAGATGGTTATCCAACGTATCCAATCCATTTTCGATGACAAATCGCGCTATGCACAAAAACGTTTAACAGAAATTATCCGTCCAAACAGCGCAGCATCATTTTCTGCAAACGGAAACATCGAAGCCGTAAAAGCAATTACACCACAATCATTAACAAAAACATATGAAGATATGCTAGCAAATGATGTCATTGATATTTACGTTGTCGGCGATATTAATATCGAAGAAATGACGCATCAGCTAAAAGCAGCATTCCCGTTTGCTGACCGCGATGCACATCAGACAACAAAAGAAGATACAACTCCTGTAAACATTGAACCGTACACAAAAGAAACGCAGGAAATGAAACAAGGGAAACTGCATATCGGGTACTCGACACCTGTACGATTTGGCGATAAAGATTTCCCGATCATGCAAATTTTCAACGGTATCTTTGGCGGATATGCCCATTCAAAATTATTTATGAATGTCCGTGAAAAAGAAAGTTTAGCTTATTATGCATCAAGTTCATACGCTTCTCAATACGGATTATTGTTTGTCGTGTCAGGTATTGAGCCGGCAAATGAAGAAAAGGCACGCCAACTAATTGCTGAACAGTTAAAAGTGATGCAAAACGGAGAAATTACCGATTTAGAATTGGCGCAAACGAAGGCGATGCTTATTAACCAGTTAAAAGAAGCATTGGATTCACCTCGTGGCCAAATTGAAATTTTTGACCAATACAAAGCATTAGACGAACCGTTTAATTTGGATACGTGGACTGCACGCTGGCAATCTGTGTCAAAAGAAGATGTGCAAAAAGTGGCACAGGATATTAAATTAGAAGCAACGTATTTCTTATGCGGTAAGGGGGAGTAA
- a CDS encoding zinc protease has translation METIEFQQLDETLYYKQLNNGLDVYILPKKGFSKTFVTFTTKYGSIDRTFVPIGETEPVTVPDGIAHFLEHKMFEKEDGDVFQKFSEVGAQANAFTSFTRTAYLFSATDHIYKSTETLLNFVQEPYFTEETVNKEKGIIGQEITMYDDQPDWRLYFGAIENMYHNHPVKIDIAGTIESIDGITAEHLYTCYNTFYHPSNMLLFVIGAVDPVEMMAFIEDNQNKKTFQKPTDLKRLFDEEPTNVAEKERVLHMDVQKPKVYVGLKAKQVDLSGEEMLKHELAVQIGVECLFGRASSFYTDVYENGLIDESYGYDFSLENGYGFALIGSDSEQPEQLAKLIKEKLAQSEQENLFTSEDVERIKRKKIGFFLRALNSIEFIANQFTRYKFNDMNLFDVVPVLETITVEDIVNAFKTIQGEEQQTVFTIMPVSGRDQK, from the coding sequence ATGGAAACAATTGAATTCCAGCAACTAGATGAAACATTATATTACAAGCAGCTAAACAATGGATTAGACGTATACATTTTGCCGAAAAAAGGCTTTTCAAAAACATTTGTGACATTCACAACAAAATATGGTTCGATTGACCGTACATTCGTACCGATAGGAGAAACAGAACCGGTTACTGTGCCGGACGGGATTGCCCACTTTTTAGAGCATAAAATGTTCGAAAAAGAAGACGGGGATGTATTCCAAAAGTTCAGTGAAGTCGGTGCGCAGGCGAATGCGTTTACATCATTTACCCGCACAGCATATCTGTTCTCTGCAACAGACCATATTTATAAAAGTACGGAAACATTATTGAATTTCGTTCAGGAACCGTACTTCACAGAAGAAACGGTGAATAAAGAAAAAGGCATTATCGGACAGGAAATTACGATGTACGATGATCAGCCGGATTGGCGTTTGTATTTTGGCGCGATTGAAAATATGTATCATAACCACCCGGTGAAAATTGATATTGCCGGCACGATCGAGTCAATTGACGGAATTACGGCCGAGCATTTATATACGTGCTACAACACGTTTTACCACCCATCGAACATGCTATTATTCGTAATCGGTGCAGTAGACCCTGTTGAAATGATGGCATTTATTGAAGACAACCAAAACAAAAAGACATTCCAGAAGCCGACAGATTTAAAACGTTTGTTTGATGAAGAACCAACAAATGTGGCAGAAAAAGAGCGTGTACTTCATATGGATGTCCAAAAGCCAAAAGTATATGTTGGTTTAAAGGCGAAGCAGGTTGATTTAAGCGGAGAAGAAATGCTGAAGCATGAGCTTGCTGTTCAGATCGGCGTTGAATGTTTATTCGGCCGCGCTTCATCGTTCTATACAGATGTATATGAAAACGGCTTAATTGACGAATCATACGGCTATGATTTTTCATTGGAAAATGGCTACGGTTTTGCACTGATCGGCTCTGATTCGGAGCAGCCGGAGCAGCTTGCCAAATTGATTAAAGAGAAGCTTGCACAATCAGAACAAGAGAACTTATTCACTTCTGAAGATGTAGAACGTATTAAACGCAAAAAAATCGGTTTCTTCCTGCGCGCACTGAATTCGATTGAATTTATCGCCAACCAGTTTACACGTTATAAATTTAACGACATGAACTTATTTGATGTAGTACCAGTGCTGGAGACGATTACAGTCGAAGATATCGTCAATGCATTTAAGACGATTCAAGGTGAAGAGCAACAAACGGTGTTTACTATCATGCCGGTTAGCGGGCGCGATCAAAAATGA
- a CDS encoding 3-ketoacyl-ACP synthase, whose product MKKFALVCGASGAIGQAICQQLAQDGWSLYLHYHTGHTVIDSMLQTFTENFPNQEFIPVKADFSSDTGAEQIAAQIYSLQAIVYANGHAYYDLLENTPAAEMTKLWHVHVQNPMRTTALLAGKLRANKVSYVLVIGSIWGDVGAAGEVAYSAVKGAQHSFVKAYSQEAAFSGIRVNAIAPGIINTKMNAKFDAEEREIIESQIPLQSFGEALDIANMAAFYLSGRADYVTGQIIRVNGGWYI is encoded by the coding sequence ATGAAGAAGTTTGCATTAGTTTGCGGTGCATCTGGTGCGATTGGGCAAGCGATTTGCCAGCAGTTAGCACAGGATGGCTGGTCACTCTATCTGCATTATCACACAGGGCATACTGTCATTGACAGTATGCTTCAAACGTTTACCGAAAACTTTCCGAATCAGGAGTTTATCCCAGTAAAAGCAGATTTCAGCAGTGACACCGGGGCGGAGCAAATTGCCGCCCAAATTTATTCTTTACAGGCGATCGTTTATGCGAACGGCCATGCATATTATGATTTGCTGGAAAACACACCAGCCGCGGAAATGACCAAACTTTGGCACGTCCATGTACAAAATCCGATGCGAACAACCGCACTGCTCGCGGGCAAATTACGAGCGAACAAAGTCAGCTATGTGCTTGTCATCGGTTCAATCTGGGGTGATGTCGGAGCAGCGGGCGAAGTCGCCTACTCAGCTGTAAAAGGCGCTCAGCACAGTTTCGTAAAAGCATACTCGCAGGAAGCGGCGTTTAGCGGCATTCGTGTTAATGCAATTGCACCTGGCATTATTAATACGAAGATGAACGCAAAGTTTGATGCGGAGGAGCGCGAAATAATCGAAAGTCAAATTCCTTTACAATCTTTTGGCGAAGCGCTCGATATCGCGAATATGGCGGCTTTTTATTTAAGCGGACGTGCGGATTATGTGACAGGGCAAATAATTCGAGTTAATGGCGGTTGGTACATATAA
- a CDS encoding CDP-diacylglycerol--glycerol-3-phosphate 3-phosphatidyltransferase — translation MNIPNKITVSRILLIPLFVIVMMFDFGWGNMTLFGAEMQVNYFVGALIFIFASATDWVDGYYARKYNLVTNLGKFLDPLADKLLVSAAFILLVEIDLAPAWIVIIIISREFAVTGLRLILAGQGEVVAANQLGKIKTWAQIVAISALILHNTIFTLVGIPFDMIMLYVALFFTVWSGWDYFYINRRALLDSK, via the coding sequence ATGAACATACCAAATAAGATTACAGTCTCGCGCATTTTATTGATCCCACTATTTGTGATTGTAATGATGTTTGATTTCGGTTGGGGGAATATGACGCTGTTTGGCGCGGAAATGCAAGTGAACTATTTTGTCGGGGCACTTATTTTTATTTTCGCTTCTGCAACGGACTGGGTTGATGGCTACTATGCCCGCAAATATAATTTAGTGACTAACTTAGGGAAGTTTTTGGACCCGCTTGCAGATAAGCTGCTCGTTTCCGCTGCCTTTATTTTATTGGTGGAAATCGACCTGGCACCTGCGTGGATTGTCATTATCATTATTTCGCGTGAGTTCGCGGTAACGGGACTTCGACTGATTTTAGCAGGACAAGGGGAAGTCGTAGCGGCAAACCAGCTTGGTAAAATTAAGACTTGGGCCCAAATCGTGGCGATTTCTGCATTAATTTTACACAATACGATTTTTACATTAGTTGGCATACCTTTTGATATGATTATGCTTTATGTAGCATTGTTCTTTACAGTATGGTCTGGATGGGATTATTTCTATATAAACCGTCGTGCATTATTGGATTCAAAATAA
- a CDS encoding competence/damage-inducible protein A yields the protein MNAEIIAVGSELLLGQIANTNAKFISSQLSELGINVYYHTVVGDNEARLLEAIKIAEQRADVIIFSGGLGPTKDDLTKEAIAKHLNRTLVFDETALFAIEEFFSKQRRPMTENNRKQALVLDGCDVLLNQHGMAPGMFLEENDRIYILLPGPPKELEPMFQYETKPKLAALLHDGGVILSHVLRFYGIGEADLETRIQNILDEQTNPTVAPLASDGEVTLRITAKAQNEQQAFRLIELKKREILDIVGEYYYGVNDESLGFKLVQMLLENELTVSAAESLTAGLFQSELAEIPGVGSALIGGVVTYTKEAKIKHLGVSGELLDEYGIVSSECAAAMATRVREKFGTDIGVGLTGAAGPGDHDGQPAGSIWVGIKIGDTEPLTYRLQLTGSRNTNRIRAVKFTFSYLMRELANQGYKKLI from the coding sequence ATGAATGCAGAAATTATAGCGGTAGGATCGGAATTATTATTAGGACAAATCGCCAACACGAATGCGAAATTTATTTCGAGCCAGCTTTCGGAACTTGGCATTAATGTTTATTATCATACAGTTGTAGGAGATAACGAGGCGCGGCTACTAGAGGCGATCAAAATTGCGGAACAGCGCGCGGATGTAATTATTTTCTCAGGTGGTTTAGGTCCGACAAAGGATGATCTGACGAAAGAAGCGATTGCGAAGCATTTGAATCGTACGTTAGTATTTGATGAAACGGCGCTGTTTGCGATTGAGGAATTTTTCTCGAAGCAAAGACGACCGATGACGGAAAACAACCGGAAACAGGCGCTAGTACTGGATGGCTGCGATGTCTTGTTGAACCAGCATGGGATGGCACCGGGTATGTTTTTGGAAGAAAATGACCGTATTTATATTTTACTGCCGGGTCCGCCAAAAGAACTTGAGCCAATGTTCCAATATGAAACGAAGCCAAAACTGGCGGCACTTCTACATGACGGCGGCGTAATTTTATCGCATGTACTACGTTTTTATGGGATCGGTGAAGCAGATCTGGAAACCCGCATACAGAACATTTTGGATGAACAGACAAATCCAACAGTCGCCCCGCTTGCTTCAGATGGTGAAGTAACATTGCGCATTACGGCAAAAGCGCAAAACGAACAACAGGCTTTCCGTCTGATCGAGTTAAAGAAACGTGAAATTCTCGATATCGTCGGAGAATACTATTATGGCGTAAATGATGAATCATTAGGATTTAAACTTGTGCAAATGCTTCTTGAAAATGAACTGACAGTTTCCGCTGCTGAAAGTTTAACGGCCGGTCTGTTCCAGTCGGAGCTGGCAGAAATTCCGGGTGTCGGATCTGCATTAATCGGCGGTGTTGTGACGTATACGAAAGAAGCTAAAATTAAACACCTCGGTGTTTCCGGTGAACTGCTTGATGAATACGGGATCGTCAGCAGTGAATGTGCAGCGGCAATGGCGACACGAGTCCGTGAAAAGTTCGGTACAGATATCGGCGTTGGGCTGACGGGAGCAGCAGGACCGGGTGATCATGACGGACAGCCTGCAGGATCAATCTGGGTTGGCATTAAGATTGGTGACACAGAACCGCTCACGTACCGACTGCAATTAACCGGTTCAAGAAATACGAACCGAATCCGCGCAGTGAAGTTTACGTTCAGCTATTTAATGAGAGAATTAGCGAATCAAGGGTACAAAAAGCTGATTTAG